The genomic interval AGGCTCGCGCGGCCAGGTAGGTCGACTTGGGGTCCAGCGCGTGGGCTCGCTCGTAGTGGTCCGACGCGGTGGTGAAGTCGCGCTTGCGGAAGTAGACCTCGCCCATCTTGTAGAGGTCGTCCGCGCTGCTCTCCGGGCGGCCCGGCGCGGGACGGGCCGAGGAGGCTGACGCGCCAGGCGCGGCGGCCTTCGGCATGGCCTGCTGGGTCTGGAGCGATTGGAGGTAGGCCTTGCGCCGGGCGTCGTCGTAGAGGACTTCGTAGGCCTCGCGGATGCCCTCGAAGACGGAGGTGATCTTCTGCGCGAGGTGCGGCAGCGTCGGCGGGAGGCGGTCGGGGTGGAAGACCTTGGCCAGGCTGAGGAAGGCCGCCTTCACCTGGTCCCGGGTGGCGTCCTGGGAGACGCCCAGGACGTAGAAGTGGTCGCGGCGGGCCTGGATGTCGGCGTAGCGCTGCTCGATCTGCTGGGCGTGGCGGGCTTCGTCCGGCTTGGGCGGCTCCGTCGGGGCGGAGGCAGCGGCGGGAGCGGCATCGGTGACGGGCACGCCGGCGGGAGCCGTCGGCGTCCCGCGTCCCCCAAGCACGCCCATGTTCTCCATGGCACGGCGAAGCAGACGCTGGCGCCTGAGCTTCGCTGCCTCGTCGGGGTTGGAGGGGTCTGCCGCCACGTCGTCCTCGTCGAAGTCCCAGTCGTCGAGATCCCCCGACGGCTCGGTCCAATCAGTGTCGCCAGTTAGGCCGGTGTTGTCACCGGGGAAGGTCTCGAAGCCGGATTCGATGGTTGCTTCAACAATGGCTTCGACGGGGGGCTCGTCACCGCCGACGTTCGCCTGATTGACATCCGAGCGAACGAGAGTCTCGAGGTGGGCATCCACCTGTTGGAGGGCGGCCTCGAAGGACGCTGTCAGCGTTTCGGCGGCTTCGTCCTTGTCGAAGGAGACGATGCGCCAGAGGTCGTCCTCGGTGGCCTTGCTGCCCTTGGCCGTGGGGCCCAGGCGCAACGGCGGCGGCGCGGACACGGGAGCCGGGCGGGAGGCCCACAAGCTGTCATCGACCTGACGCGGGGCCGGCTCGTCATGGGAACGCGCGGGGGGCTCCACGGGCGTGAGGACCGGTGGCCCAGCGTTGGCGGAGGGGGTCAGGACTGGGGGGCCAGGAGGCGCGAAGGGTCGAGGCGTGGGCAGCGGCTCGGCGGCGAGGACAGGGTCGGCCCAGAGCTCGGGCTCGGCTTCGAGGAGGGGGAGCTCCGCCTCGGGCTCGGACGAGGGGGCGAGGGTTGGCTCCGTGGCTCGCCAGGATTCGTCCTGGACGGGGACCTGATCTCTCGTGCGCGTGGGCGGGACGGTGCGGGGCGGCTCATCGGCGAGCCAGGCCTCGACGGGCTGCGGCTTCGAGCGGCGCAGGGCCTCTTCCATGTCGTGGAGGAGCTCTGCCTGGGCGCGCTCGCGCGCGGAGCGAAGGGCCTCGCGGCTCTCCGCGTGGAGTGGGAGGCCCTGGGAGGCGGTCGCGAGCGGAGGGACGTTGGTGGCGCGGGTTGAGGAGGGGGCGGATGTGGACGGTTCGGAGTCGTCCGCGGGGATGATGTCTCCGACGTCGAGGGTCAGGGCCTCGATATCGTCGGAGGAGAGGGTCTCGATGGAGGTGGGGGCGGAAGATTGGAGGGCTTGTGCCTCCGCGATGCGAGCTTCCTCGGCGCGGCGCGCGAGTTCGGCGAGGCGTTGTTCTTCGGCGAGCTGGGCCTCCTCGGCGCGTCGTGCGGCATCGGCGAGGCGGGCCTCTTCTGCCAGTCGAGCTTGTTCGACCTGACGTGCCTCCTTCGCGCGGCGCACGGCATCCGCGCGGCGACGCTCGACCTCGAGGCGGACCTCTTCTGCGTGGCGAGCTTCCTCGGCAAGGCGGGCCTCTTCCGCGAGGCGGGATTCCTCTAGGAGACGCGCCTCCTCATCGGCCAGCCGTGCAGCTTCCGCGAGACGCGCCTCTTCCGCCCGACGTTCTTCCTCAAGGCGAGCCTCTTCAGCCCGACGTTCTTCCTCAAGGCGAGCCTCTTCAGCAAGACGGGCCTCTTCTGCCAGCCGAGCAGCTTCGGCAAGGCGTGCCTCTTCCGCCCGACGTTCCTCCTCAGCGCGGAGACGGGCCTCTTCTGCGAGACGAGCCTCTTCCGCAAGACGAGCCTCTTCCGCCAGCCGAGCCTCTTCCGCGAGACGGGCCTCTTCCGCCTGCCGAGCCTCTTCCGCCTGCCGAGCCTCTTCTGCGAGACGAGCCTCTTCTGCGAGACGAGCCTCTTCCGCGAGACGAGCCTCTTCTGCGAGACGAGCCTCTTCCGCTAGACGAGCCTCTTCTGCGAGACGAGCCTCTTCTGCGAGACGAGCCTCTTCTGCGAGACGCGCCTCTTCTGCGAGCCGAGCCTCTTCGGCGAGGCGGGCCTCTTCCGCCTGCCGAGCCTCTTCCGCCTGCCGAGCCTCTTCGGCCAGCCGAGCCTCTTCTGCGAGGCGAGCCTCTTCGGCCCGGCGCTCCTCCTCAGCCTCAGCGCGGAGACGGGCCTCTTCCGCCAGCCGAGCCTCTTCGGCGAGACGGGCCTCTTCGGCGAGACGAGCCTCTTCCTCCCGGCGTTCCTCCTCAGCGCGGAGACGGGCCTCTTCCGCGAGTCGTGCCTCCTCTGCCAGCCGAGCCTCTTCGGCGAGACGGACTTCTTCCGCCCGACGTTTCTCCTCGGCACGAACACGGGCCTCTTCCGCGAGTCGTGCCTCCTCAGCGAGACGGGCTTCTTCCGCCCGACGTTCCTCCTCGGCACGAACACGGGCCTCGTCTGCGAGACGGGCCTCTTCTGCCCGGCGCTCCTCCTCAGCGCGGATTCGAGCCTCTTCTGCCAGGCGGGCCTCTTCTGCGAGGCGGGCCTCTTCTGCCAGCCGAGCCTCTTCCGCCAGCCGGGCCTCTTCTGCGAGACGAGCCTCTTCCGCCCGGCGCTCCTCCTCAGCGCGGATTCGAGCCTCTTCTGCGAGACGAGCCTCTTCCGCCCGGCGCTCCTCCTCAGCGCGGAGATAGGCCTCTTCTGCGAGACGGGCCTCTTCCGCCAGCCGAGCCTCTTCGGCCCGGCGCTCCTCCTCAGCTCGGATTCGAGCCTCTTCGGCGAGACGAGCCTCTTCGGCCCGGCGCTCCTCCTCAGCCTCAGCGCGGAGACGGGCCTCTTCCGCGAGACGAGCCTCTTCTGCGAGGCGGGCCTCTTCCGCCAGACGAGCCTCTTCCGCCAGCCGAGCCTCTTCCGCCAGCCGAGCCTCTTCGGCGAGCCGAGCCTCTTCCTCCCGGCGTTCCTCCTCAGCGCGGATTCGAGCCTCTTCCGCCAGCCGAGCCTCTTCGGCGAGACGAGCCTCTTCGGCCCGGCGCTCCTCCTCAGCGCGGATTCGAGCCTCTTCCGCCAGCCGAGCCTCTTCCGCCAGCCGAGCCTCTTCCGCCAGCCGAGCCTCTTCCGCCAGCCGAGCCTCTTCCGCCAGCCGAGCCTCTTCCGCCAGCCGAGCCTCTTCCGCCAGCCGAGCCTCTTCCGCCAGCCGAGCCTCTTCGGCGAGACGAGCCTCTTCGGCGAGACGAGCCTCTTCGGCCCGGCGCTCCTCCTCAGCGCGGATTCGAGCCTCTTCCGCCAGCCGAGCCTCTTCCGCCAGCCGAGCCTCTTCAGCGAGGCGGACCTCTTCTGCGAGACGCGCCTCTTCTGCGAGACGAGCCTCTTCTGCGAGGCGAGCCTCTTCTGCGAGACGAGCCTCTTCTGCGAGCCGAGCCTCTTCTGCGAGACGAGCCTCTTCTGCGAGCCGAGCCTCTTCTGCGAGGCGGGCCTCTTCTGCCAGCCGAGCCTCTTCCGCCAGCCGGGCCTCTTCTGCGAGACGGGCCTCTTCCGCCCGGCGCTCCTCCTCAGCACGGATTCGAGCCTCTTCGGCGAGACGGGCCTCTTCCGCCAGCCGAGCCTCTTCGGCGAGGCGGGCTTCTTCCACCCGGCGCTCCTCCTTGGCACGGAGACGAGCCTCTTCAGCGAGACGAGCCTCTTCAGCGAGGCGAGCCTCTTCTGCGAGACGCGCCTCTTCAGCGAGGCGTGCCTCCTCTGCCAACCGAGCCTCTTCGGCGAGGCGGGCTTCTTCCGCCCGGCGCTCCTCCTCGGCACGGATTCGAGCCTCTTCGGCAAGACGGGCCTCTTCCGCGACGCGCGCCGCTTCTGCCCGACGTTCCTCCTCTGCACGAACTCGGGCCTCTTCCGCCCGGCGTGCCTCTTCTGCACGGAGACGCGCCTCTTCGGCGAGGCGGGCTTCTTCTCTGCGACGCGCCTCCTCTACCTGGAGACGAGCCTCTTCCGCGAGCCGTGCTTCCTCCGCACGACGCGCTTCCTCCGCGAGACGCCGAGCCTCCTCCGCCAACCGAGCCTCTTCGACGAGCCGCTCCTCCTCCCGCCGCCGAGCCTCTTCGCGAGCCTCCCACTCCTCCACCGACAGCGCCTCAACGCCCCCCTCGCGCTCGAGCACGAGCAGCAGCGCCTCGCGCGCGGGCGTCAACGCCTCCGGTACCCGGAACTCCCCCAACGTCTCCAGCAGCTCCCGCTCGGACGCATCCGTAATCCACGGCTCGCACACGGACACATCCGCGCACCGGAACACGCGCCCTTTCGCCCCACCCGCCCCCGTCCGCTCCAGCGCCGCTCGCACCACTCTCACGCCGGAGATGGGCTGGAACTCCGCCTCCACACTCCCCGGCTCGAAGGCCGCGCGCTCCGCCAACTCACTCAGCCGCCGGACATGGGCAAGCACCTGCTGCTCCACCACCGCGTCCGACTCCAGCCCGTGCTCCTCCAACAACTCCTCGTCCGGCGCCCCCGCCCCACCCCGCGCCCAGAGCGCATCCAACGCCTCCGCGCTCAACAGTCCACTCTGCAACAGCGCCTGCGCCGGACTCTGATATCCAAACCCCAGCCGCGTGCCCACGAGGTCACCCTCGCGCAGCATCAGCCGCGACTCGCGCCCTCCCGCGGACAGCGTCAACCATCCGGTGGCTCGGTTCTTGTGAGCGGAATACAGCGCTTCAGCGGCCTGCGACGAGTTCATCCTCACCGCACTCTAGTCCCTCCACACCGCCCCTCAACTTGCCGAGGGGCCCGCCTGCCCACCCGCCCCCGTGAAACGGACCTGTCGCAGTGCCTCGTACGTCCCCACCCCCACCGCCGTGGACAGGTTCATGCTCCGTGTCCCCTCCAACATGGGAATCGCCAGCGCCCTCCCCGTCCCCCCCTCCATCACCTCCGGCAACAGCCCCGTCACCTCCGAGCCGAACACCAGATGGTCCCCCTCCTCGAAGCGGGCCTCATACAAAGACTGCTCCGCCCGAGCCGAGAACAACCACCGCCGGGCCTCCGGGTACGCCTCCACGTACGCCTCGTAGGTGGGGTACAGCCGTAGAAATACCTTGTCCCAGTAGTCCAGCCCCGCCCGCTTCAACTGGCGGTCATCAATGGAAAAACCCAGGGGCTCCACCAGGATGAGGCGACAGCCCGTCACGGCACACAGCCGGGCCACGTTGCCCGTGTTGGGGGGAATCTGCGGGGAGACGAGAACAAGATGCAGAGGACGCGCCAGAGGCTCGAGCATGGGGTAGAACGCGCTACATGCGCTGGAAGGTGACCAACGAGACGCGGCAACGGCCGCTGGCGGACCGAGCCGAGAAGGCATCGAACTTCGTCCAGCGGTTCAAGGGACTGATGGGCCGCGCCGAGCTCGCCGTGGGCGAGGGCCTCCACATCCAGCCCTGCAACTCCATCCACACGTTCTTCATGCGCATCCCCATTGACGTCGCCTTCCTGGACGCCCAGGGGCGCATCGTCAAGCAGATGCTTGCGCTTCCCCCATGGCGTGCGACATCCGTGTACTTCCAAGCACGCTCCGTCCTGGAGCTGCCCGCGGGCGTCCTGGCCGCCAGCGGCACCCAGGAGGGGGACCGGCTGAGCTTCGAGCCTGCCTCCCCTCCCCCGGTGTCCCCTGCTTGACCTGCGGGAGAGCACGTCTTTTGACCGTTTTCCGAGCGCTTTGTTAACGTGCGCCGCCAGTTTCTCGTCCCCTTAGAAGAGTCCCCGCGCATGCGCATCGAGGTAGCCGGCAGCACCCACGTCGGGATGAAGCGGAACCACAACGAGGACAACTTCCTCATGTTGCCCGACGAGCACCTCTTCATCGTCGCGGACGGCATGGGAGGTCACTCCTCGGGCGAAATCGCCAGCCGCATCGCCGTGGACGAGCTGGGTGAATTCTACAAGATGACGTCCAAGGACCAGGACAGCACCTGGCCCTTCAAGATGGACAAGCAGCGCAACTATGACGAGAACCGGTTGGCCACCGGCATCAAGCTCGCCAATGCGCGCATCTTCGAAAAGGCCAGCAGCGAGTCGAAGTACAAGGGCATGGGCACGACCATCGTGAGCGTGCACTTCGCTCAGGACGCCGTGTACGTCGGCCACGTGGGCGACAGCCGCGTGTACTTCTTCCGCTCCGGCGTCCTCAAGCAGATCACCGAGGACCACTCGCTGCTCAACGACTACCTCAAGGCGAAGAAGCTCTCGCCCGAAGAGGTGGAG from Myxococcus stipitatus carries:
- a CDS encoding DnaJ domain-containing protein, whose product is MNSSQAAEALYSAHKNRATGWLTLSAGGRESRLMLREGDLVGTRLGFGYQSPAQALLQSGLLSAEALDALWARGGAGAPDEELLEEHGLESDAVVEQQVLAHVRRLSELAERAAFEPGSVEAEFQPISGVRVVRAALERTGAGGAKGRVFRCADVSVCEPWITDASERELLETLGEFRVPEALTPAREALLLVLEREGGVEALSVEEWEAREEARRREEERLVEEARLAEEARRLAEEARRAEEARLAEEARLQVEEARRREEARLAEEARLRAEEARRAEEARVRAEEERRAEAARVAEEARLAEEARIRAEEERRAEEARLAEEARLAEEARLAEEARLAEEARLAEEARLAEEARLRAKEERRVEEARLAEEARLAEEARLAEEARIRAEEERRAEEARLAEEARLAEEARLAEEARLAEEARLAEEARLAEEARLAEEARLAEEARLAEEARLAEEARLAEEVRLAEEARLAEEARLAEEARIRAEEERRAEEARLAEEARLAEEARLAEEARLAEEARLAEEARLAEEARLAEEARLAEEARLAEEARLAEEARIRAEEERRAEEARLAEEARLAEEARIRAEEERREEEARLAEEARLAEEARLAEEARLAEEARLAEEARLAEEARLRAEAEEERRAEEARLAEEARIRAEEERRAEEARLAEEARLAEEAYLRAEEERRAEEARLAEEARIRAEEERRAEEARLAEEARLAEEARLAEEARLAEEARLAEEARIRAEEERRAEEARLADEARVRAEEERRAEEARLAEEARLAEEARVRAEEKRRAEEVRLAEEARLAEEARLAEEARLRAEEERREEEARLAEEARLAEEARLAEEARLRAEAEEERRAEEARLAEEARLAEEARQAEEARQAEEARLAEEARLAEEARLAEEARLAEEARLAEEARLAEEARLAEEARLAEEARLAEEARLAEEARQAEEARQAEEARLAEEARLAEEARLAEEARLAEEARLRAEEERRAEEARLAEAARLAEEARLAEEARLEEERRAEEARLEEERRAEEARLAEAARLADEEARLLEESRLAEEARLAEEARHAEEVRLEVERRRADAVRRAKEARQVEQARLAEEARLADAARRAEEAQLAEEQRLAELARRAEEARIAEAQALQSSAPTSIETLSSDDIEALTLDVGDIIPADDSEPSTSAPSSTRATNVPPLATASQGLPLHAESREALRSARERAQAELLHDMEEALRRSKPQPVEAWLADEPPRTVPPTRTRDQVPVQDESWRATEPTLAPSSEPEAELPLLEAEPELWADPVLAAEPLPTPRPFAPPGPPVLTPSANAGPPVLTPVEPPARSHDEPAPRQVDDSLWASRPAPVSAPPPLRLGPTAKGSKATEDDLWRIVSFDKDEAAETLTASFEAALQQVDAHLETLVRSDVNQANVGGDEPPVEAIVEATIESGFETFPGDNTGLTGDTDWTEPSGDLDDWDFDEDDVAADPSNPDEAAKLRRQRLLRRAMENMGVLGGRGTPTAPAGVPVTDAAPAAASAPTEPPKPDEARHAQQIEQRYADIQARRDHFYVLGVSQDATRDQVKAAFLSLAKVFHPDRLPPTLPHLAQKITSVFEGIREAYEVLYDDARRKAYLQSLQTQQAMPKAAAPGASASSARPAPGRPESSADDLYKMGEVYFRKRDFTTASDHYERAHALDPKSTYLAARAWAIYMDPARKVDMPKAKQMMLDAVRADPNCDRAHYQLGVIARVEGDMDRAERHFREAVRANSKHLEANQELRLIDMRKKNPPKKGGFFR
- a CDS encoding tRNA (cytidine(34)-2'-O)-methyltransferase, with amino-acid sequence MLEPLARPLHLVLVSPQIPPNTGNVARLCAVTGCRLILVEPLGFSIDDRQLKRAGLDYWDKVFLRLYPTYEAYVEAYPEARRWLFSARAEQSLYEARFEEGDHLVFGSEVTGLLPEVMEGGTGRALAIPMLEGTRSMNLSTAVGVGTYEALRQVRFTGAGGQAGPSAS
- a CDS encoding DUF192 domain-containing protein gives rise to the protein MRWKVTNETRQRPLADRAEKASNFVQRFKGLMGRAELAVGEGLHIQPCNSIHTFFMRIPIDVAFLDAQGRIVKQMLALPPWRATSVYFQARSVLELPAGVLAASGTQEGDRLSFEPASPPPVSPA
- a CDS encoding Stp1/IreP family PP2C-type Ser/Thr phosphatase, whose product is MRIEVAGSTHVGMKRNHNEDNFLMLPDEHLFIVADGMGGHSSGEIASRIAVDELGEFYKMTSKDQDSTWPFKMDKQRNYDENRLATGIKLANARIFEKASSESKYKGMGTTIVSVHFAQDAVYVGHVGDSRVYFFRSGVLKQITEDHSLLNDYLKAKKLSPEEVENFPHKNVIVRALGMKEAVQVDVSRVDPQPGDVFLLCSDGLSGMVTDPQMQEILGRTPELDKACSQLIDMANAAGGNDNVTCVLARYHPS